The Vicia villosa cultivar HV-30 ecotype Madison, WI linkage group LG1, Vvil1.0, whole genome shotgun sequence genome includes a region encoding these proteins:
- the LOC131623081 gene encoding ervatamin-B-like, with product MTYLPIVCVMILWVCPYAAMSKTLHELSIVEAHQQWMIKYGRTYTNNFEMEKRLQIFKENLEYIEKFNKAGNKSYTLGLNQFSDLTSEEFLASYTRKKVPSQLFSSKMISNTKLFNVTDEVPTNFDWRQQGAVTDVKKQGTCGCCWAFAAVAAVESIFKIKTGNLISLSEQQLVDCDYKSRGCIDGHMHFSFEYIIQNHGIVKETDYPYKEKKQTCQINGNIQPAAQISNWKSVTTNDEEQLLQAVAQQPIGALIAVGEEFHAYKEGIYTGPCGKFINHALLIVGYGESEGKKYWLIKNSWGTGWGENGYMRLLREGDGTSGHCDIASYVAYPVV from the exons ATGACGTATCTTCCTATTGTTTGTGTCATGATCTTGTGGGTATGTCCATACGCTGCCATGTCAAAAACATTGCATGAATTATCTATTGTTGAAGCACACCAACAATGGATGATTAAATATGGACGCACATACACAAATAATTTTGAGATGGAAAAACGATTACAAATATTTAAAGAAAATTTGGAATACATAGAGAAGTTTAATAAGGCGGGTAATAAAAGTTACACACTTGGCTTAAATCAATTCTCAGATTTAACTAGCGAAGAGTTTTTGGCTTCATATACTAGAAAAAAAGTTCCAAGCCAACTTTTTTCCTCCAAAATGATATCaaatacaaaattatttaatGTGACTGATGAAGTTCCAACAAATTTTGACTGGAGGCAACAAGGAGCGGTCACCGATGTTAAGAAACAAGGCACTTGTG GATGTTGTTGGGCTTTTGCCGCAGTGGCAGCTGTAGAAagtattttcaaaatcaaaactggaAATTTAATTTCATTATCAGAACAACAATTGGTTGATTGTGATTACAAGAGCAGAGGTTGCATCGATGGACATATGCATTTTAGCTTCGAatatataattcaaaaccatggtATTGTTAAAGAAACTGATTATCCGTACAAGGAAAAAAAACAAACCTGCCAAATAAATGGGAACATACAACCAGCAGCTCAAATAAGTAATTGGAAATCTGTAACTACCAATGATGAAGAACAATTACTGCAAGCTGTGGCACAACAACCGATAGGAGCTCTTATCGCAGTTGGTGAGGAATTTCATGCATACAAAGAAGGAATATATACTGGACCATGTGGAAAATTTATTAACCATGCGTTACTTATAGTTGGTTACGGTGAAAGTGAAGGGAAGAAATATTGGTTGATTAAGAATTCATGGGGTACAGGATGGGGTGAGAATGGCTACATGAGGTTGTTAAGAGAAGGTGATGGAACTTCAGGTCATTGTGACATTGCATCGTATGTTGCTTACCCTGTTGTTTAA